In Mucilaginibacter boryungensis, a single window of DNA contains:
- a CDS encoding alpha-ketoglutarate-dependent dioxygenase AlkB family protein codes for MEQLSFFAEAGQSKGLPKELLEYRAGFIDRGTSDRLLHTFITETPWKQTIQKMWEKEYLTPRLTAWYGDAGTDYSISGKISNPNPWTHELLMLKDRVEQVAGIRFNSVLLNYYRDGNDSVAWHSDRESVLGKNPIIASVSFGQVRSFDIRNKADHSEHYSVRLEHGSFLLMKAGLQENWEHRIAKSPKPMKARVNLTFRVVI; via the coding sequence ATGGAACAACTAAGTTTTTTTGCAGAAGCCGGGCAGAGTAAAGGATTGCCAAAAGAACTGTTGGAATACCGTGCCGGATTTATTGACAGGGGTACCAGCGATCGTTTATTACATACCTTTATTACCGAAACACCCTGGAAACAGACCATACAAAAGATGTGGGAGAAAGAATACCTTACTCCGCGATTAACGGCCTGGTACGGTGATGCAGGCACCGATTATTCAATATCCGGCAAAATATCTAACCCCAATCCCTGGACACACGAATTGTTAATGCTAAAAGACAGAGTAGAACAGGTAGCTGGCATACGATTTAATAGCGTTTTACTGAATTATTATCGCGATGGAAACGATTCTGTAGCCTGGCACAGCGACCGAGAAAGTGTGTTGGGTAAGAACCCTATTATTGCTTCGGTCAGTTTTGGACAGGTACGCAGTTTTGATATTCGTAATAAGGCAGACCACAGTGAACATTACTCGGTGCGGTTGGAACATGGTTCATTCCTGTTAATGAAAGCAGGGTTGCAGGAAAATTGGGAACACCGCATCGCGAAGTCTCCTAAGCCAATGAAAGCCAGGGTCAACCTGACCTTCCGGGTAGTTATTTGA
- a CDS encoding sugar MFS transporter produces MTTAQQTGRPNAKGLSPIIIIGALFFVFGFVTWVNSVLIPYLKIACQLNNFESYLVAFSFYISYLVMAIPSARLLKLTGFKNGMACGLIVMAAGALIFIPAAFTRVYGLFLLGLFVQGTGLAVLQTASNPYITILGPAESAARRISIMGICNKVAGAIAPIILAAITLKNTDGLTQRIAQMNPVQKTAELNALSSRVIWPYVCIIVVLVILALMVYLSTLPEIDTDKEDSSGAIGRTAKTSILQFPHLLLGVATLFLYTGVEVLAGDTIISYGASQGIALSTAKFFTTCTLICMIIGYIIGIIGIPKYISQVKALQISAIIGVIFSIVAIFAHGYTSVMFIALLGLANSLMWPAIWPLAINGLGKFTKIGSSLLIMGIAGGAILPLLYGRLADVFNTQQAYWILVPSYIFILYFAVSGHKVGLTTQASKNAE; encoded by the coding sequence ATGACAACTGCACAACAAACCGGCCGGCCAAATGCAAAAGGCTTGTCACCCATCATCATTATTGGTGCCTTATTTTTTGTTTTTGGTTTTGTTACCTGGGTAAATTCAGTGTTGATCCCTTATCTGAAGATAGCGTGCCAGTTGAACAACTTTGAATCGTATCTGGTGGCGTTTTCATTTTATATTTCATACCTGGTAATGGCCATTCCCTCGGCGCGATTATTAAAACTGACCGGTTTTAAAAATGGTATGGCATGCGGCCTGATAGTTATGGCTGCAGGCGCACTTATTTTTATCCCTGCCGCATTTACACGTGTATATGGACTGTTCCTATTAGGTTTATTTGTGCAGGGTACGGGCCTTGCAGTACTACAAACAGCATCAAACCCGTATATTACCATATTAGGCCCGGCCGAAAGCGCCGCGCGGCGCATCAGCATTATGGGTATTTGTAATAAAGTTGCCGGAGCCATTGCGCCGATCATTCTGGCAGCAATTACATTAAAAAATACCGATGGCCTTACTCAGCGCATAGCACAAATGAACCCCGTGCAAAAAACAGCTGAACTCAATGCACTTTCATCCAGAGTGATATGGCCATATGTATGCATCATTGTTGTATTGGTGATACTTGCATTAATGGTATACCTATCCACTCTTCCAGAGATAGATACGGATAAAGAAGATAGCAGCGGCGCTATTGGCCGTACTGCTAAAACAAGTATATTACAATTCCCGCATTTACTTTTAGGGGTAGCAACCCTGTTTTTGTATACCGGTGTTGAAGTATTAGCCGGAGATACTATCATTAGTTATGGTGCATCACAAGGGATCGCTTTGTCTACCGCCAAGTTTTTTACCACCTGTACATTAATATGTATGATCATTGGTTATATTATTGGCATTATCGGCATACCGAAATACATCAGTCAGGTAAAGGCCCTACAGATATCAGCAATAATAGGGGTCATCTTCTCTATTGTAGCTATTTTTGCACATGGTTATACATCTGTCATGTTCATTGCGCTACTTGGTCTGGCCAATTCGCTTATGTGGCCGGCTATATGGCCCTTGGCTATTAACGGCTTAGGGAAGTTTACCAAAATTGGTTCATCATTACTTATAATGGGAATTGCTGGTGGGGCCATCCTGCCTTTGCTTTATGGCCGCCTGGCTGATGTATTCAACACGCAGCAAGCCTATTGGATATTGGTGCCATCTTATATTTTCATTCTTTATTTTGCTGTATCGGGCCACAAGGTTGGTTTGACCACCCAAGCCTCAAAAAATGCAGAATGA
- a CDS encoding Gfo/Idh/MocA family protein: MNQDHSRRNFIRNAAIAGIGVTLANQAPFYSYAKNKLSDNLRIGIIGLDTSHSVAFVQALNKDKANAEYMGYKVVAAYPQGSRDIQTSVERIPGYTTEVKKLGVEIVGSIKDLLKKVDVVMLETNDGRLHLEQATEVLKSGKRLFIDKPIAASLADAIAIFEVAKKYNVPIFSSSSLRFTAGAQAVVAGSVGKVLGADAYSPEKFEKTHPDLFWYGIHGVETLFTVMGTGCKTVSRFTTPGADVVVGIWEGERIGTFRGLHDGKQQYGGTVFGDKGVTTLGAYGGYDPLLIKVLEFFKTGIPPVTEKETLEICAFMEAADESKKNNGAPISMDDMYKRAKAIRK; this comes from the coding sequence ATGAATCAAGATCATTCCCGTCGCAATTTTATCCGTAATGCCGCAATTGCAGGTATAGGTGTTACACTGGCTAACCAGGCCCCCTTTTATTCTTATGCAAAAAACAAGTTGTCAGATAATTTGCGCATCGGAATCATAGGGCTTGATACATCGCACAGTGTAGCTTTTGTGCAGGCGCTAAATAAAGATAAGGCAAATGCCGAGTACATGGGATATAAGGTAGTTGCTGCTTATCCACAGGGTAGCCGCGATATTCAAACCAGTGTTGAAAGAATACCGGGTTATACTACAGAAGTGAAGAAACTGGGAGTTGAAATTGTTGGTTCAATAAAGGATCTGCTTAAGAAAGTGGATGTGGTAATGCTTGAAACCAACGACGGTCGTTTGCACCTTGAACAAGCTACAGAAGTTTTAAAATCGGGTAAAAGGTTATTTATAGATAAACCGATAGCCGCATCGCTGGCTGATGCGATAGCCATTTTTGAAGTAGCAAAAAAATATAACGTACCAATATTTTCTTCTTCGTCCCTGCGCTTTACAGCCGGTGCACAAGCAGTAGTGGCTGGTAGTGTAGGCAAAGTTTTAGGTGCAGATGCTTATAGCCCCGAGAAATTTGAAAAAACACACCCTGATCTGTTTTGGTATGGTATCCACGGTGTAGAAACACTTTTCACGGTAATGGGTACAGGTTGCAAAACGGTAAGCCGTTTTACAACTCCCGGCGCAGACGTAGTGGTAGGGATATGGGAGGGCGAACGTATAGGGACTTTCCGCGGCCTTCATGATGGGAAGCAGCAATATGGCGGTACAGTATTCGGCGATAAAGGGGTGACCACCTTAGGTGCCTATGGGGGGTATGATCCCTTATTAATTAAAGTCCTTGAATTCTTTAAAACAGGTATACCACCGGTGACAGAAAAAGAAACGCTTGAAATATGTGCCTTTATGGAGGCGGCAGACGAAAGCAAGAAAAACAATGGTGCCCCAATAAGTATGGACGATATGTATAAACGCGCAAAAGCAATAAGAAAATAA
- a CDS encoding beta-N-acetylhexosaminidase: MKKLFILFLVALCGLIVQAQNSISTVSNNNLSLIPYPSNLHIAPGTFIINSQTVIIIDGNGLSPIAGIISEAIRQKTGFKIAVKTGAVNVRNSILLSLKGAADTLGNDGYTIAATSNFIKIAANNPKGIFYAAQTLEQLMPVRSSAARIPCVNITDKPRFNWRGSMLDCGRYFYSVDFIKKYLDLMAMYKLNTFHWHLTEDHGWRIEIKKYPKLTQIGAWRAGTQFDRSPNQIDKNPHGGYYTQEQIKEIVAYAAARYINVVPEIEMPGHSLAALVAYPELSCTGGPFKMPVQWGIQKDVYCAGNEQTFKFLEDVLTEIIPLFPSPYIHIGGDECPKDRWKLCPKCQAHIKAKGLKDEHELQSYFIKRIEDFLLTKNKRIIGWDEILEGGLAPNATVMSWRGIAGGIAAAKLHHDVIMTPSSFMYFDYYQGEPYQEPVAIGGLLTLQKVYDYNPVPDSLPATEAKYIKGLQANIWSEYIHSPQKVEYMAFPRLAAMAEVAWTEPALKNWEDFKKRMETEYQRYDQLGINYSKSAYNVWQHVNINNGADEATITLTTDSYKPQIHYTTDGSEPTLTSQLYTHIYTPV, translated from the coding sequence ATGAAAAAGCTATTTATTTTATTCCTTGTTGCCCTGTGCGGGTTAATTGTACAGGCACAAAATTCAATCAGTACTGTATCAAACAATAACTTAAGCCTTATCCCTTACCCTTCAAACCTGCATATTGCCCCTGGTACATTTATAATCAATAGTCAAACCGTTATTATAATTGATGGCAACGGCCTGTCGCCTATCGCCGGGATCATATCAGAGGCTATCAGGCAAAAAACTGGTTTTAAGATCGCTGTAAAAACCGGGGCCGTAAATGTTCGTAATAGCATTCTCTTATCATTAAAAGGCGCAGCCGATACGCTTGGCAATGATGGGTATACAATAGCTGCAACATCAAACTTCATCAAAATAGCAGCGAATAACCCAAAAGGTATATTTTACGCTGCGCAAACACTAGAGCAGCTAATGCCAGTTCGTTCATCGGCTGCACGCATCCCATGTGTAAATATTACAGATAAACCACGGTTCAATTGGCGTGGTTCTATGCTTGATTGCGGCAGGTATTTTTATTCGGTCGATTTTATAAAAAAATATCTCGACCTGATGGCTATGTATAAGTTAAACACATTTCACTGGCATTTAACCGAGGATCATGGCTGGCGGATAGAAATAAAGAAATACCCTAAACTTACCCAGATAGGTGCCTGGCGGGCCGGAACCCAATTTGACCGCTCGCCCAATCAAATAGACAAAAACCCGCATGGAGGTTATTATACCCAGGAACAAATAAAGGAAATTGTAGCCTATGCCGCTGCAAGATACATTAATGTGGTACCCGAAATAGAGATGCCGGGGCACTCTCTGGCAGCCCTGGTGGCTTATCCCGAGCTTTCATGCACTGGCGGGCCGTTTAAAATGCCTGTACAATGGGGAATTCAGAAAGATGTTTACTGTGCCGGCAACGAACAAACATTTAAATTTTTGGAGGATGTGCTTACCGAGATCATACCACTTTTTCCAAGCCCTTATATACATATTGGCGGCGACGAATGCCCTAAAGACCGCTGGAAATTATGCCCTAAGTGCCAGGCCCACATCAAAGCTAAGGGGCTTAAAGATGAGCACGAGTTGCAAAGCTATTTTATAAAGCGCATTGAAGATTTTTTACTCACCAAAAATAAACGCATAATTGGCTGGGATGAGATACTGGAAGGTGGGTTGGCGCCGAATGCTACTGTGATGTCATGGCGGGGCATTGCCGGTGGTATCGCAGCTGCGAAATTGCATCATGATGTGATCATGACCCCATCAAGCTTTATGTATTTTGACTACTACCAGGGAGAACCCTACCAGGAACCTGTAGCTATAGGCGGCTTGCTCACACTACAAAAGGTTTACGATTACAATCCGGTACCCGATTCGCTGCCCGCTACTGAAGCAAAATACATTAAAGGATTGCAAGCCAATATCTGGTCGGAGTATATTCATTCGCCTCAAAAGGTGGAGTACATGGCTTTCCCCCGGCTTGCGGCCATGGCCGAGGTTGCCTGGACTGAACCTGCTTTGAAAAACTGGGAGGATTTCAAGAAACGCATGGAAACTGAATATCAGCGTTATGATCAGTTAGGCATTAATTATTCAAAAAGCGCCTATAACGTGTGGCAGCATGTCAATATTAACAATGGCGCTGATGAAGCTACCATTACCCTGACTACAGACAGCTACAAACCCCAGATCCATTACACTACCGATGGTAGTGAACCTACACTTACCTCACAATTATATACACATATATACACACCCGTTTGA
- a CDS encoding carbohydrate-binding family 9-like protein — translation MRQLNIPFLSTIDSLSDLWEVSLLMDLQKRHAISATPWPSHPYQPEVHFNISHGVDCIFLKYYVKENNIRALHRKINSPVYTDTCVEFFIGFGNETAYYNFEFNCMGTCQAGYGANRENRHLLAETVIRNISCLPYLKHITGNFSIYWELTLIIPFGVFQHHNVSSLANTVCRMNFYKCGDELPVPHYLAWNTIVSNEPNFHLPQFFGEGYFTDITDQLSV, via the coding sequence ATGAGACAGTTAAATATCCCATTTTTATCAACTATTGATAGTTTAAGCGACCTGTGGGAAGTTTCATTATTAATGGACTTACAAAAGAGACATGCTATTAGCGCCACTCCATGGCCATCGCACCCGTATCAGCCTGAGGTTCATTTTAATATTTCGCATGGGGTTGATTGTATTTTTTTGAAATACTATGTTAAAGAAAATAACATACGTGCACTTCATCGCAAAATCAACTCTCCCGTATATACCGATACCTGTGTAGAATTTTTCATCGGTTTTGGCAATGAAACAGCTTATTATAATTTCGAATTCAATTGCATGGGTACATGCCAGGCTGGCTACGGCGCTAACAGGGAGAACAGGCATTTATTAGCCGAAACCGTTATCCGCAATATCAGTTGCCTTCCCTATCTTAAACACATTACGGGTAATTTTAGCATTTATTGGGAATTAACCTTAATTATCCCATTTGGGGTATTCCAGCATCATAATGTTTCATCGCTGGCCAATACAGTTTGCCGGATGAACTTTTATAAATGCGGCGATGAACTACCGGTCCCACATTATTTAGCCTGGAATACTATCGTATCAAATGAACCTAACTTCCATCTGCCCCAATTTTTTGGTGAGGGCTATTTTACAGATATAACCGATCAATTAAGCGTATGA
- a CDS encoding SusC/RagA family TonB-linked outer membrane protein, which produces MKNSLLLVFLLLFCAMQSLAQNTVSGRVTSAEDNTPLPGVTVKVKGTTTGVQTSVDGTYTIKASQGQVLVFSFVGTQPVEQTVTGSGPINVKLKADTKSLNEVIVTALGIKQNRRGLGYQAQQLNAADIAESNQTNPLNALKGKLAGVQITSDGGAAGSGTRIQIRGINSLSPSANNQPLFVIDGIPVSNNTDQFGGASGDGFQNSNRFSDINPDDIETMTVLKGPAASALYGLRAGNGAIVITTKSGKAGKTSFNYKTSFSFDDVTRTPPIQTTYGNGNLGANAITLNTWGPPIAPGTPVYNPYDLFFKTGHMLQNAFTTSGGTDKISYYTSFDNAHQKGVVPNSTYDKNSFRINTSLRASDKLKFDATANYINANSTNPRTGVSSGAIYYLMKHTNTVDPSDYLNADGTQKVYNASIDNPFYFAQNAYLKTNVNRIIGTLGFDFTPTNWLDINYKVGVDHYTDFRQAYIEKGLIISRLGSMDEQRLGYNEINSNFIAKATKQFNSKWSGSLLVGQAFTNIKSSSLSTNASQAIVDKFISINNYSVYAPTGSSSKRNIFGVFGEANLSYNRTLYLDVTGRNDWSSTLPESNRSFFYPSASLSYVFTETLGMQNNPIFNFGKLRVSYAAVGKDTDPYQIGLYYQTVQAFNGVSGIRQATTIGDSNLLPERNAGPEFGGEFHFLNDRITLDANYAITYSTNQIVPVPTSLASGFDTYVTNSGKIRNNSIELLLSATVFNNDKFKWTANANWSSTKGSVLTMPPGVSEIAFQPATPWVKEIIKTGGRPGDWYGWPYQRVSDPNSPYNGQLIIGSDGFPSVNQNLAVNYLVGNAFPDWVGGIGSTFSYKNFTLSFQFNFRKGGDVFDISRYQRYITGIGAETQFRNAAVVYKGVVNTGTAAAPVYAPNTQTVNITQSLFSNLYEYEVATENNGFQDASWIRLQNVGLSYSLPKSILSRTFIKSATLSVTGNNLWVSTPFIGFDPESSTYGAASNAVGYVGTGIPATRSIFMALNVNF; this is translated from the coding sequence ATGAAAAACAGTTTACTGCTCGTTTTCCTGCTGCTTTTTTGCGCTATGCAAAGCCTGGCGCAAAATACAGTCAGCGGGAGGGTTACATCAGCCGAAGACAATACCCCATTGCCTGGTGTCACTGTAAAAGTCAAAGGCACAACTACCGGGGTACAAACCAGTGTAGATGGCACTTACACTATCAAAGCAAGCCAGGGCCAGGTATTAGTATTCTCTTTTGTGGGTACGCAACCTGTTGAGCAAACCGTAACAGGCAGCGGCCCGATCAATGTAAAACTAAAAGCAGATACCAAAAGCCTGAACGAGGTAATTGTAACTGCTTTAGGTATTAAACAAAACAGACGTGGCCTGGGTTATCAGGCACAGCAATTAAATGCTGCAGATATTGCAGAAAGCAATCAAACCAATCCGCTGAACGCCCTTAAAGGCAAGCTGGCTGGGGTGCAGATAACCAGCGATGGTGGCGCGGCCGGCTCTGGTACCAGGATACAGATAAGGGGGATCAATTCATTAAGCCCATCGGCAAATAACCAGCCCTTGTTTGTAATTGATGGTATACCCGTATCAAACAATACCGACCAGTTTGGCGGTGCCAGTGGTGATGGTTTTCAAAATTCAAACCGCTTTTCCGATATCAACCCCGACGATATTGAGACAATGACCGTGTTAAAGGGCCCGGCAGCTTCGGCGCTATATGGTTTACGTGCAGGTAACGGCGCTATCGTTATCACCACAAAATCAGGCAAAGCCGGCAAAACCAGCTTCAACTATAAAACCAGCTTTAGCTTTGATGATGTAACACGTACCCCTCCTATTCAAACTACTTATGGCAACGGTAACCTTGGTGCTAATGCAATTACTTTAAATACCTGGGGGCCTCCTATTGCACCGGGTACCCCTGTGTATAACCCTTATGATCTGTTCTTTAAAACAGGCCATATGCTGCAAAATGCATTTACTACAAGTGGCGGTACTGATAAAATATCTTACTATACATCTTTTGATAATGCCCATCAAAAAGGTGTTGTACCTAATTCTACCTACGATAAAAACTCTTTCCGTATCAATACAAGTTTACGGGCATCGGATAAACTTAAATTTGATGCAACCGCAAACTACATTAATGCCAATTCAACAAACCCACGTACAGGAGTAAGTTCTGGCGCCATTTATTACCTGATGAAACACACCAATACTGTCGATCCGTCAGATTACCTGAATGCCGATGGTACACAAAAAGTATATAATGCCAGTATTGATAATCCCTTCTATTTCGCGCAAAATGCTTATCTGAAAACTAATGTGAACCGTATAATCGGAACTTTAGGTTTCGATTTTACACCTACCAATTGGCTGGACATTAATTATAAAGTAGGTGTAGACCATTACACTGATTTTAGGCAAGCATATATCGAAAAAGGGTTAATCATTAGCCGTTTAGGTTCAATGGACGAGCAGAGGCTGGGCTATAATGAAATCAACTCAAATTTTATAGCCAAAGCAACTAAACAATTTAACAGCAAGTGGTCAGGATCATTACTTGTTGGGCAAGCTTTCACCAATATAAAAAGCTCAAGCTTATCAACAAATGCATCACAAGCTATTGTAGATAAATTCATCAGTATCAATAACTATTCTGTTTATGCGCCGACAGGTTCATCAAGTAAAAGGAATATATTCGGTGTTTTTGGAGAAGCCAATTTAAGTTATAACCGCACGCTTTATTTAGATGTAACCGGGCGTAACGACTGGTCATCAACCCTACCGGAAAGTAACCGTTCATTCTTCTATCCATCGGCAAGCTTATCTTATGTGTTTACAGAAACTTTGGGTATGCAAAACAACCCGATATTCAATTTCGGTAAATTAAGAGTATCGTATGCTGCTGTGGGTAAGGATACTGATCCGTATCAGATTGGGTTATATTATCAAACAGTCCAAGCTTTTAATGGCGTAAGTGGCATCAGGCAGGCAACAACAATTGGTGACTCCAATTTACTGCCAGAACGTAATGCAGGCCCTGAATTTGGTGGTGAATTCCATTTCTTAAATGACAGGATTACTTTGGATGCCAACTATGCTATCACTTACAGTACTAATCAAATTGTACCGGTGCCTACAAGTTTAGCTTCGGGCTTTGATACTTATGTAACTAACTCCGGCAAAATCAGAAATAACTCTATTGAGTTACTATTGAGCGCAACTGTATTTAACAATGATAAATTTAAATGGACAGCAAATGCCAATTGGTCAAGTACAAAAGGCAGCGTATTAACTATGCCTCCGGGTGTAAGTGAAATTGCTTTTCAACCGGCCACGCCCTGGGTAAAAGAGATTATTAAAACCGGTGGCAGGCCAGGCGATTGGTATGGTTGGCCGTATCAGCGTGTTAGTGACCCGAACAGCCCGTACAATGGGCAACTGATCATCGGTTCTGATGGTTTCCCAAGTGTAAATCAAAATCTTGCTGTTAATTACCTGGTTGGTAACGCCTTTCCTGATTGGGTGGGCGGTATAGGCAGTACATTTAGTTATAAAAACTTTACCCTGTCGTTCCAATTCAACTTCCGCAAAGGCGGCGATGTATTTGATATATCCCGATACCAGCGTTACATAACGGGTATTGGCGCTGAGACACAATTTAGAAATGCAGCTGTAGTTTATAAAGGCGTGGTTAATACTGGTACTGCCGCAGCTCCGGTTTATGCTCCCAATACTCAAACAGTTAACATTACACAAAGCTTGTTTAGCAATCTGTACGAGTATGAAGTTGCTACAGAGAACAACGGTTTTCAGGATGCTTCATGGATCAGGTTACAAAATGTTGGCCTGTCATACAGCCTGCCAAAATCAATATTAAGCAGAACGTTTATCAAGTCGGCTACGCTATCTGTAACGGGAAATAATTTATGGGTAAGTACTCCGTTTATTGGTTTTGACCCCGAATCAAGCACCTATGGGGCTGCTTCAAACGCTGTAGGCTATGTGGGCACGGGTATACCTGCAACACGCAGCATATTTATGGCACTTAATGTAAACTTCTAA
- a CDS encoding substrate-binding domain-containing protein, producing the protein MDNKNVRIKDIAIKAKVSTGTVDRVLHNRGRVSEKVRVRILKIIEEMNYQPNLMARALGSNRVYQFAALIPDHHYDSYWLAPKSGIEKAETELKQYGVKVTQFVFNPYDAGSFIQQAQAISALSPDGILLSPIFYREVLPFFEGWKNNNIPFVLFNTQIAEFDPLSYIGQDSYQSGYLAGKLIHYGQPEAGTILIAHIDEEISNAAHLMKKEQGLRNYFIQNSLPQYKIVKTELNIAKSSTFIKQMDEVVETIPDLASVFVTTSKAHEIAKYLEQRFIKNVRIIGYDLLPQNIHFLNKNIINFLINQNPQGQGYWGIYQLADHLVFKKDVPMLKYLPLDIVTKENLNYFTGQQ; encoded by the coding sequence ATGGACAATAAGAACGTTCGTATCAAAGACATCGCTATAAAGGCAAAAGTTTCTACGGGCACTGTTGATCGTGTGTTACATAACCGCGGCCGGGTTTCTGAAAAGGTAAGGGTACGGATTTTAAAGATCATTGAGGAAATGAATTACCAGCCCAACCTGATGGCGAGGGCCCTGGGATCAAACCGGGTTTATCAGTTTGCAGCGCTTATCCCCGATCATCATTACGATTCCTATTGGCTGGCCCCAAAATCGGGGATTGAAAAAGCTGAAACAGAACTAAAGCAATACGGAGTTAAGGTGACCCAGTTTGTTTTTAACCCGTACGATGCCGGGTCTTTTATACAACAAGCCCAAGCAATCAGTGCCCTCTCTCCTGATGGTATTTTATTATCTCCCATTTTTTATCGCGAGGTGTTGCCTTTTTTTGAAGGATGGAAGAATAATAACATTCCGTTTGTATTATTTAATACACAAATTGCTGAATTTGATCCGTTAAGCTATATCGGCCAGGATTCATATCAAAGCGGCTACCTTGCTGGAAAACTGATACATTACGGTCAACCGGAAGCCGGTACAATATTGATTGCACACATTGACGAGGAAATAAGCAATGCAGCTCACTTGATGAAAAAGGAACAAGGCCTGAGAAATTATTTTATCCAAAATTCGCTGCCACAATATAAGATTGTTAAAACCGAACTGAATATTGCTAAATCATCAACCTTTATTAAGCAAATGGACGAGGTAGTGGAAACTATCCCTGATTTGGCGAGCGTGTTTGTTACCACCTCGAAAGCGCACGAAATAGCCAAATATCTTGAACAACGCTTTATCAAGAATGTACGCATCATTGGGTACGATCTGTTACCGCAAAACATACATTTTCTTAATAAGAATATCATTAACTTCCTAATCAATCAAAACCCTCAGGGACAAGGCTATTGGGGCATATATCAACTGGCCGACCACTTAGTATTTAAGAAAGATGTCCCCATGTTAAAATATTTGCCATTGGATATTGTTACAAAAGAAAACCTTAATTATTTCACAGGTCAACAATAA